In a genomic window of Phaenicophaeus curvirostris isolate KB17595 chromosome Z, BPBGC_Pcur_1.0, whole genome shotgun sequence:
- the LOC138733715 gene encoding dynein axonemal intermediate chain 1-like, giving the protein MRPKAGDRQRQGQSGPSGGKAAPPRPAKPASKKRDEDASTEAGGGADEWVAAKSLVKPTDQLELTEAELKEEFTRILTANNPHAPQNIIRYSFKKRAYIPVSHVDQMAIHLSLNGNLILKDSDEGRRQGIKVSTAAEKAPVETSAVIPEETEIKDEGSTEDTQAAGPEEAEVSGTAEASEAAEAEEPSALKPKEQKLANQFNFIERASTTHNNPMRDAACQSESAPHENFSVTVNQWIIYDAYVEELKRIEKSKEKEKPRPQTAKQEEERKKGRKLTIRESQVRFIMLEEACSEWRWVHL; this is encoded by the exons GGCCAAAGTGGACCTTCAGGAGGAAAGGCAGCACCACCAAGGCCTGCTAAACCTGCCTCTAAAAAGCGG GATGAAGATGCTTCCACTGAAGCGGGAGGGGGAGCAGATGAATGGGTGGCAGCAAAGTCTCTAGTCAAACCCACAGATCAACTGGAGCTGACTGAAGCT GAATTAAAAGAGGAATTTACACGCATCCTGACAGCTAATAATCCCCATGCTCCCCAGAACATCATCAGATACAGCTTTAAA AAACGAGCATACATACCAGTAAGTCATGTGGATCAAATGGCCATTCATTTATCTTTGAATGGAAACCTCATACTCAAAGATTCAGATGAAGGCAGACGGCAGGGTATCAAAGTAAGCACTGCAGCAG AAAAGGCTCCTGTTGAGACTTCTGCAGTAATACCTGAAGAGACAGAGATTAAAGATGAAGGAAGCACAGAAGACACTCAG GCTGCAGGACCTGAAGAGGCAGAGGTGTCAGGAACAGCAGAGGCATCTGaggcagcagaggcagaagagcCTTCTGCCCTAAAACCAAAGGAGCAGAAACTTGCAAACCAGTTCAACTTCATTGAGAGAGCTTCAACAACACACAATAACCCTATGAGG GATGCAGCATGTCAATCAGAGTCTGCACCTCATGAAAACTTCTCAGTTACTGTTAACCAG TGGATCATCTATGATGCCTATGTGGAAGAGCTTAAGAGAATAGAAAagtcaaaagagaaagaaaaaccaagACCTCAGACAGCAAagcaagaggaggagaggaagaagggaaggaagttAACAATTCGGGAGTCACAGGTGCGTTTCATCATGCTGGAAGAAGCCTGCTCAGAGTGGCGGTGGGTGCATCTGTAA